Part of the Triticum aestivum cultivar Chinese Spring chromosome 4D, IWGSC CS RefSeq v2.1, whole genome shotgun sequence genome is shown below.
TTTATTacattgtagactcattttgctttgAGTGGTGTTATgtttacagtaacatattatgttatccaaacttctctctcctcattaactatacGCCACGTAAGCAAACTTGTCTTGAAATGCGCTATGTTACTTGTTAAGTTACTTTCACTATGACTAACCCAAAGTATAATCGCTCTTGTGTTATTTTTTCTTGATACGCATAAGCATGtgtatcatatattaaagaaggaGCTGCAAAGAAGCCAGATACAACGCCTTTCGGCCATTTCCACGCCAATCACAAAGATTAGCATCCACATCCAGCCAACACACCCACCAGGCTAACTATGATACATGCTATACCTAGGCCAACCTCATACCGAAGGCAATGATGCAAGCCACATAGCAACCAGGCCACGTCACAACCGAGGCCGGAGACCTCTACCACAAGACCAAGACTCGAGGACAACGCAGACCAACGTACCCCACCCAATGCGCCAAGAAGAAGTCGGCAAGTGAACGGCAGGGCCTGAGCAGACCTAAAGATGGCGTCATCCAGAGGGCGCTAGCGATAGTGTTATAGGACGGAAGGAGTAGTTTTTTGGGGTGAATCCTACACTAAAGTATGCGAAAGTTCTAAACCAACGGAGTTTTACGGGCATATTACGTGGTCTCTTCGTTAACCAATCTtcaacccctcccccctccctgattttcaggggggtgTGGGCCCCTCATCATGATTTCCTCCAATCAAATGGTCCTAGCTAAAGCCTTCTCATAAAAGTCCGTTGTCCTGTGTCCATGTGCGAAAATTCTAACCCAATGGATTCTTAGGGGCCTATTAGGGGGTTTGTTCGTTAACTAATCTCCACCCCCNNNNNNNNNNNNNNNNNNNNNNNNNNNNNNNNNNNNNNNNNNNNNNNNNNNNNNNNNNNNNNNNNNNNNNNNNNNNNNNNNNNNNNNNNNNNNNNNNNNNNNNNNNNNNNNNNNNNNNNNNNNNNNNNNNNNNNNNNNNNNNNNNNNNNNNNNNNNNNNNNNNNNNNNNNNNNNNNNNNNNNNNNNNNNNNNNNNNNNNNNNNNNNNNNNNNNNNNNNNNNNNNNNNNNNNNNNNNNNNNNNNNNCATTCTTTCTTTCAATCAAAAGGATCCAGCTAATCTTCCCCGTAAGGTCACAATGGgcaggaacttaggagtaacatcacacactccaatacaagtttgcttatgtggcacatattaaATGAAGAGAGAGGtacttgtggtaactagctaagttaccggaacatcacacactccaagaaacaaggAGTCTATATCCTAATAAATACATCGCTGCATGACGCTACCtacatgttcctacccactatgaaggtagtaacatagtctagaaaACTGTGtaggttactagcttatgttcctgcccattgtgaccagcctaaaaGCCCGTTGTCATGTGTCCGTGCGTGTAGCAAAGCTCGTCTGTGTGTGTAGCAAAGCTCGACGGCGCGCATTCATAAGTACGGGACAGCGCACGCGCATTCATTCATAGGTCCAACAATGGGTGAGTCACTCAGTATAAAAGCATGGCCACGCCGCGCATTCTAAGCACAAAGTTGTGTAGGGCTTGGCTAAGAACCGTTGCAAAGCAAGCAACCAATGCATGTGCCTGCAACGGTGGCTTCACTGTACAGAATGCAAATGGAGGCCGTCTACCTCGGCTTAGCTCTGGTATCCTTGTGTATCGTGCTTCTTTCCAGGCGCGCGCGCAGGTGGTCGGCATCGAACGAGGCGCCGGGGCCGTGGCGGCTGCCGGTGATCGGCAGCCTGCACCACCTCATCGGGCAGCTCCCCCACCGCGCGATGCGCGACCTAGCGCGGCGCCACGGGCCGGTGATGCTCCTCCGGCTCGGGGAGGTGCCCACGCTGGTAGTGTCGTCCCCGGAGGCCGCCCGCGAGGTGATGAAGACCCACGACATGCTGTTCGCGACGCGGCCCCTCAACTCCACCATGAGCGTGCTCACCAACGGCGGCCGGGACATCGTGTTCGCGCCCTACGGCGACCACTGGCGGCAGCTCCGGAAGATCGCcgtcctggagctcttgtcgcCGGGGCGGGTCCTGTCCTTCCGCGCCATCCGCGAGGAGGAAGTCGCCGCCATGCTCCACGATGTCGCCGACGCCGCGGCGGCCGCGCGCCCCGTGGAGCTGCACGCGTGCCTCTCCGTGGTGGTCTCCAACATCACGGTCCGCGCCGTCATGGGTGACTACAGGTTCAAGCAGCGCGAGGAGTTCATCCGCGCGCTCCACCACTCCCAGAAGCTCGCCGCGGGGTTCAACCCGGCGGACCTGTGGCCGTCGTCCCGGCTTGCCGGCTGGCTCAGCGGGGGCTTGCGCCGCGCCAAGGAGATCCGCGCTACCGGGAATGGCATCCTCGACACCATCATCCGAGAGCGGCTCGAGAGGACGACTGAAGGTGGCGGAGGCGAGAACAAGGACCATCACCTGGTGGATGTGCTGCTAAGCATGCACAAGGAGGGCAGGCTCGACATGGACGCCGTGAAAAACATCATCTTCGTAAGTAGCTAGAGACTCTTTAACTAGCTAGACCAGAAGCTCCCATGCATCCTCAAATACTATGCAACTGTAATTGGTTGGCGCGCGCATGCAGGACATATTCAGCGCCGGCAGCGAGACGACAGTCATAGAGTGGGCGATGGCAGAGCTGATGAGGAACCCAGAGGCGATGCGGAAGGCCACGGCTGAGGTGCGGCGAGCTTTGGAGGCCCGCGGCAGCGTAGAGGAGCACGCCCTTGGCGAGCTCCCGTACCTGCACCTGGTCATCCGGGAGGCGCTGCGGCTGCACGCGCCCACGCCGCTGCTCATCCCGCGGGAGTGCCGGGAGCCATGCCAGGTGCTCGGCTACGACGTGCCGCGAGGAACGCAGGTGTTCGTCAACGCATGGGCGATAGCCCGCGACGAGCGGTACTGGCCCGACGCGCCGGAGGAGTTCCGGCCGGAGCGGTTCGAGGGCGAGGGCGCCGTGGACTTCAGGGGCAACGACTTCTCCTTCCTGCCATTCGGCTCCGGCCGGAGGATGTGCCCGGGGATGGCGTTCGGCCTCGCCATCATCGAGCTCACGCTCGCGAGCCTGCTGTTTCACTTCGACTGGGAGGTCTTGCCGGGTGCGGCGGGCGAGCTCGACATGGCCGAGGTGTTTGGCCTCGCGGCGCGCCGGAAGGCCGACCTCCCGCTGCGCCCTGTCCTGAGGGTGCCCGTTCCTGGACTCTAGCGCCTGCGCGTCAATCTATCTGTTCCACACGGTAAGAGGGCATTATATTGCACCTGCATCAATGCATGCGCTTAAATAAATTACAGTAATATCTGTATAAATGTCATCAAAATAAGATTGTCTATCGTACGTACAGTATGCATAACATAAAGTCTTGGCACGTACGCATGCATATCTGTTCAAGTGTTGGCTTATCAATCTTATTATTATGTTTGCAATTGGGCTTACTGGAGCTTAGTTTCCCACGAGCCCGCGATTTGTGTTGGCCGTGCTAGCTTGTAAACTCTTGGTCAATGTATTTTCTCGATTGTATTTATGATTTAAGAGCATTTCGAAAACAGTGCAGTACTCGTTGAGTGGCATAGAGCATATTTTCGTTTACAAAAGTCAAACTGTTCCTCGGAATGATGGAAATGCACAACGAGATAACGCCTTTTCAGTTTTCACACAGAACAACTTTTCAAATCCTTgacggtttaagagcaatttttaAAATGTTAATCGCGAGCTGATTTTTTTTGTCGGCACACATGCGAACTCATCTGAAGAGCAACCAAACTACAGGCGCCTTTTTCTTTTTGCGATTCAATGAGCTTTATGGATCAAATATCAGAATTACAATCCCGCTGAAGAGTTTCAGCAAGAAAGAGGGGGCGGGGGTGTAATTAAGCCATAAGCATCTACATCTGGACTCCTCGCTCTCTTTGCACAAAGATGCGCTGCACTATTATCATCCCTCCCAATAAAGCTCAGAGTAAAACTTAAGAAACTAGCACTCATCTCCTTAATATTTTTTCCTGTATGCTTCCAACTTACGCTCTATCAAAATTATTGTCCTTCCAAAGGTTGACAATACACTGGGCATCTGTATCAACATGGACCTGTTGAATAACTTGCTCCACTGCCAACTGTGTAGAGTCTCTCACTGCGGGCGCCTATGCATTCCCTGATCCCAAAACTGATCAACCTCACGAGATGGACAAGTGAACTGCAACAGGACAGTACAGTCCCCGATGGGGGAAAATGAACTTCGGCACAAAAACAAAGGGTGTGTTTGGTTATCTATGAATTTGCTTGCATTGCATACATGTCCCAGTTCAGCCTGGTTGAaggaaaacatgcaaaaaatatatCCAAAAAAGCAATGGAGCAGAAATGCAATagtaagcatgcatgatcataagaGGCACAGCAAGTTCAACCTAGCAATATTATGGTGTcatcctaccaccacatccaaaaaaGGGTGTAATCTTACCACCGCAAGTTCGCCATCAGTGTGAGGGGTTACTATATACCACCTCAGCAAAATATACAGATCAACAAATAGTTTTCaagccctagctacacaaaataTACATCATCGTCGCCATTGCCATTGCTATCGCCGTCGAGGATCATGCACGCAAAGTGCGATGTTTTCAGTTGGCCGTGCGACACTGCAGATACCTACACCGCAAAGTCCACCTACAAGCGGCTGTGCCATGGCTTGACCCGCTCTGTTGCTGTCAATCGTATCTGGAGAAGCTGGGCGCCACTCAAATGCAAAATCGCTTGGTTGGCTTCCCAGTGCCGGATGTGGACGTCGGACCGAAGAGCTAGACATGGACTACAAGAGGCCGCGTCGGCATGCTACACCTGCTGCTAGGAAGAGGACACAGTTGATCACATACTAGCTCATTGCGTCTATGCGAGGTGGAACGGTTGCTTCGAGTTCTTACAAGTCAACATACAAATTCCAAGTCACGATGACACTTTCATAGAGTGGTGGGAGAGGACGCGTGATTCCTTTTGAGGCAAGGTCAAAAGAGGGTTCGACTCCTTCGTCATTGCGACCGCGTGGCACCTATGGAAGCAAAGGAACAAAGAGTGTTCGATAGGGACGACCAAGTTAGATCGAACGCTAGCCTAGTGCAACAAATCTTCGAGGAGATCAAACTGTGGAAACTAGCGGGAGTAGGTGTTTAGGAATTAGCTAGATTTGTGAGAGAGTTGGCTTTATATTTTTCTTAGAGTCGGAGGTCCCGTGTAGACGTTCATTGTCATTCACGGTCTCTTGTAATCTATATTTCTCCCTTCTATAAAAATACAGTACGCCTTTGatgtactctcgaaaaaaaaccgCAACCTCGATGTCCTAGAATGTTGCACATCAGTTTAATGCACACATGTATTAGTATCCCATAtttcctactccctccgtcacggtttagaaggcacACTTCAGTTTTTATGCATTTTCAGAAAAGGAGAGGATTAAGGCGTGTGGGCAATTAATGCTGAGTTCATCAGGCCGTTTTGAGTGCGCGTAGGTTGCATCCCAAGCACGCGGTCCTTTTTCTCCACCACTGCATGCGTTAGGACTGCTCGTTTACTGGCAAGGAATTATAAATGCATGTATGCCCGCAAAAAGTTAGCAGCGACAACGACCAAATGTCGCCGTGTCCAAGACATCCTTATCAACAGGGGCGGACCCAGGACAAAAATGACCCGGTGTCCACATGTACATTACATACATGTGGATATCAAGCAATGTTATACATAAAAGTCACACACTCATCAAATACACAGGCACTTTCCATCACTggttttgaacattgtaatagggaaTCAATTATTGTTGCTAATGAGCTTGCGAGGGGAGCTGAGTTCTCTACAACTTATGACTGGTTTCAGGAGCATCTGAATGATATTGTATCCCTCCTCATAGAAAATATAACTGTTATTCAATTAAATAAAACTCTACTTTTGTTAAAAAAAACATGGGCACTTGTTCTTTTTATTAATATCTAATCATGTTTTTTCTTTGTGAAAGTCCACAAGTGACATTCAGTAATAAGCAGCTCATATCCGAAAATTGCGTTGGGTGCACGTACAGTGGGTTTATCTGTATACAAGTATATTTGTAGAGCTAGCGAGGCAGGCTAACCATCCGTCGATGACAACTCGGAGATTTTGATGATGATCTCCTCTAGAAGCGACGGACACGTGCTTTTTAGATCCTTGAACCCCTTAGTTTCCACCACTTCCTCTAGCACATGCGGCTGCGAGATGTGCTCCATGCAGAAGTCCTTGAGCCCCTGGCAAAGGTGGCAGTCCGCCAGCTTCAACGTGCCCACCAC
Proteins encoded:
- the LOC123099144 gene encoding dolabradiene monooxygenase-like isoform X1 — protein: MHVPATVASLYRMQMEAVYLGLALVSLCIVLLSRRARRWSASNEAPGPWRLPVIGSLHHLIGQLPHRAMRDLARRHGPVMLLRLGEVPTLVVSSPEAAREVMKTHDMLFATRPLNSTMSVLTNGGRDIVFAPYGDHWRQLRKIAVLELLSPGRVLSFRAIREEEVAAMLHDVADAAAAARPVELHACLSVVVSNITVRAVMGDYRFKQREEFIRALHHSQKLAAGFNPADLWPSSRLAGWLSGGLRRAKEIRATGNGILDTIIRERLERTTEGGGGENKDHHLVDVLLSMHKEGRLDMDAVKNIIFDIFSAGSETTVIEWAMAELMRNPEAMRKATAEVRRALEARGSVEEHALGELPYLHLVIREALRLHAPTPLLIPRECREPCQVLGYDVPRGTQVFVNAWAIARDERYWPDAPEEFRPERFEGEGAVDFRGNDFSFLPFGSGRRMCPGMAFGLAIIELTLASLLFHFDWEVLPGAAGELDMAEVFGLAARRKADLPLRPVLRVPVPGL
- the LOC123099144 gene encoding dolabradiene monooxygenase-like isoform X2, with the protein product MLARMAVGGFPGGTVSKMVVALQPRRRARRWSASNEAPGPWRLPVIGSLHHLIGQLPHRAMRDLARRHGPVMLLRLGEVPTLVVSSPEAAREVMKTHDMLFATRPLNSTMSVLTNGGRDIVFAPYGDHWRQLRKIAVLELLSPGRVLSFRAIREEEVAAMLHDVADAAAAARPVELHACLSVVVSNITVRAVMGDYRFKQREEFIRALHHSQKLAAGFNPADLWPSSRLAGWLSGGLRRAKEIRATGNGILDTIIRERLERTTEGGGGENKDHHLVDVLLSMHKEGRLDMDAVKNIIFDIFSAGSETTVIEWAMAELMRNPEAMRKATAEVRRALEARGSVEEHALGELPYLHLVIREALRLHAPTPLLIPRECREPCQVLGYDVPRGTQVFVNAWAIARDERYWPDAPEEFRPERFEGEGAVDFRGNDFSFLPFGSGRRMCPGMAFGLAIIELTLASLLFHFDWEVLPGAAGELDMAEVFGLAARRKADLPLRPVLRVPVPGL